A window of the Pseudomonas gozinkensis genome harbors these coding sequences:
- a CDS encoding YggS family pyridoxal phosphate-dependent enzyme, translating into MSTIADNIQLVSSRIRNATQAAGRDENSVQLLAVSKTKPAQALREAYAAGLRDFGENYLQEALGKQLELADLPLIWHFIGPIQSNKTRSIAEHFAWVHSVDRLKIAQRLSEQRPADLPPLNICIQVNVSGEASKSGCTPQDLPALAQAISALPRLKLRGLMAIPEPTEDRAEQDAAFAAVQKLQASLDLPLDTLSMGMSHDLESAIAQGATWVRIGTALFGARDYSQS; encoded by the coding sequence ATGTCCACGATAGCAGACAACATTCAACTGGTTAGTTCGCGAATCCGTAACGCCACCCAAGCCGCCGGACGCGATGAAAACAGCGTCCAGCTGCTGGCCGTGAGCAAGACCAAACCTGCACAAGCCCTGCGCGAAGCGTACGCCGCCGGCCTGCGCGATTTCGGCGAGAACTATCTGCAAGAGGCCTTGGGCAAACAGCTCGAACTGGCCGACCTTCCCTTGATCTGGCACTTCATCGGCCCCATTCAGTCGAACAAGACCCGCTCGATTGCCGAGCATTTCGCCTGGGTGCACTCCGTGGATCGTCTGAAAATCGCCCAACGCTTGTCCGAACAACGCCCGGCGGATCTGCCGCCACTGAATATCTGCATTCAGGTCAACGTCAGCGGTGAAGCCAGCAAGTCCGGCTGTACGCCGCAAGACCTGCCGGCCCTGGCCCAGGCCATCAGCGCCCTGCCGCGTTTGAAGCTGCGCGGATTGATGGCGATTCCCGAGCCGACCGAAGATCGCGCCGAGCAGGATGCTGCATTCGCTGCCGTTCAGAAGTTGCAGGCCAGCCTCGATCTGCCACTCGACACACTTTCCATGGGCATGAGCCACGACCTCGAGTCGGCCATTGCCCAGGGCGCCACCTGGGTCCGTATCGGTACGGCCCTGTTCGGCGCCCGCGACTATTCCCAATCTTGA
- a CDS encoding type IV pilus twitching motility protein PilT, producing the protein MDITELLAFSAKQGASDLHLSAGLPPMIRVDGDVRRINLPALDHKQVHELIYDIMNDTQRVDFEKHLETDFSFEVPGVARFRVNAFNQNRGAGAVFRTIPSKVLSMEDLAMGDVFRKITDAPRGLVLVTGPTGSGKSTTLAAMIDYLNTHRHHHILTIEDPIEFVHESRKCLINQREVHRDTRSFATALRSALREDPDVILVGEMRDLETIRLALTAAETGHLVFGTLHTTSAAKTIDRVVDVFPGDEKSMVRSMLSESLLAVVSQTLIKKIGGGRVAAHEIMLGTSAIRNLIREDKVAQMYSAIQTGGSLGMQTLDMCLKDLVTKGLISREHAREKARTPDNF; encoded by the coding sequence ATGGATATCACTGAACTGCTGGCCTTCAGCGCCAAACAGGGCGCTTCCGACCTGCACCTGTCGGCCGGTCTGCCGCCGATGATCCGCGTGGATGGCGACGTGCGGCGGATCAATCTGCCGGCGCTGGATCACAAGCAAGTACACGAGCTGATCTACGACATCATGAACGACACCCAGCGGGTGGACTTCGAGAAACATCTGGAAACCGACTTTTCCTTCGAAGTCCCCGGCGTGGCGCGCTTCCGGGTCAATGCCTTCAACCAGAACCGGGGCGCCGGTGCGGTGTTCCGGACCATCCCGTCGAAAGTGCTGAGCATGGAAGACCTCGCCATGGGTGACGTCTTTCGCAAGATCACCGATGCGCCACGGGGGCTGGTGCTGGTGACCGGCCCGACCGGCTCCGGCAAGTCCACGACCCTGGCGGCGATGATCGACTACCTCAACACCCATCGCCATCACCACATCCTGACCATCGAAGATCCGATCGAATTCGTCCACGAATCGCGCAAATGCCTGATCAATCAGCGCGAAGTCCACCGCGATACCCGCAGTTTCGCTACGGCGCTGCGGTCAGCGCTGCGCGAAGACCCGGATGTGATCCTCGTGGGTGAGATGCGTGATCTGGAAACCATCCGCCTGGCGCTGACGGCGGCCGAGACCGGGCACCTGGTGTTCGGCACGCTGCACACCACATCGGCGGCCAAGACCATCGACCGGGTGGTGGACGTGTTTCCCGGAGACGAGAAATCCATGGTGCGCTCGATGCTCTCGGAGTCGTTGCTGGCGGTGGTGTCGCAGACGCTGATCAAGAAGATCGGCGGCGGCCGGGTGGCGGCGCACGAAATCATGCTGGGCACGTCGGCGATCCGTAACCTGATCCGCGAGGACAAGGTGGCGCAGATGTATTCGGCGATACAGACCGGCGGCTCCCTGGGGATGCAGACACTCGACATGTGCCTGAAGGATCTGGTGACCAAGGGCTTGATCAGCCGCGAGCACGCGCGGGAAAAGGCGCGCACGCCGGATAATTTCTAG
- a CDS encoding C40 family peptidase, with product MRPFFKTWLTICLLMPLAAHATNREQRLPNVNGFTPKSHASAPSNKGKQVKHTTLSSNGRSKLVPPMATKESSNVLSRAVNVLGTPYRWGGSSPSKGFDCSGLVKYAFNDATFDLPRTSNAMASGHGEKVERKDLKPGDLIFFNIKSRRVNHVAIYLGNDRFIHAPRRGKSVSIDTLNKPYWEKHYVVAKRVLPKEQGQMRVVQR from the coding sequence ATTAATGCCACTGGCCGCCCACGCCACCAATCGTGAGCAACGTCTTCCCAACGTTAACGGTTTCACCCCCAAATCCCATGCCTCTGCTCCTTCGAACAAAGGCAAACAGGTCAAACACACCACGCTGAGCAGCAACGGCCGCAGCAAGCTGGTGCCACCGATGGCGACCAAGGAAAGCAGCAACGTCCTCAGTCGCGCGGTAAACGTCCTCGGTACGCCATACCGTTGGGGCGGCAGCAGCCCGAGTAAAGGCTTCGACTGCAGCGGTCTGGTGAAATACGCGTTCAACGACGCCACGTTCGACCTGCCACGCACCTCGAACGCCATGGCCAGCGGTCACGGCGAGAAAGTCGAACGCAAGGACCTGAAGCCGGGCGACCTGATTTTCTTCAACATCAAGAGCCGTCGGGTCAATCACGTTGCCATCTACCTGGGCAACGACCGTTTCATCCATGCGCCACGGCGCGGCAAGTCGGTGAGCATCGACACACTGAACAAGCCGTACTGGGAAAAGCATTACGTCGTAGCCAAACGCGTATTGCCGAAGGAACAGGGGCAGATGCGCGTCGTTCAGCGCTGA